One genomic region from uncultured Subdoligranulum sp. encodes:
- a CDS encoding sugar ABC transporter ATP-binding protein, translating to MAEAKDDIVLSIRGMCKSFGRNRVLDHINLDVKRGTVMGLMGENGAGKSTMMKCLFGTYQKDEGKIFLNGKEISFSGPKDALENGIAMVHQELNQCLERSVIDNLFLGRYPVNSLGVVDEGQMKRKAADLFRKLGMTVNLTQPMRNMSVSQRQMCEIAKAISYDAQVIVLDEPTSSLTVQEVEKLFEMMRMLKAQGIALIYISHKMDEIFEICDEVSVLRDGNLVMTKSTKDTDMNELISAMVGRSLESRFPPVDNTPGDTILSIQHLSTKYAPHLQDITFDVREGEIFGLYGLVGAGRTELLETIFGVRTRAAGRVYFRNRLMNFSNAHEAIEHGFALITEERKANGLFLKCDLTFNTTIANLNQYKSGVALSNPKMVKATNKEIKIMHTKCMGPDDMISSLSGGNQQKVIFGKWLEREPQVFMMDEPTRGIDVGAKYEIYELIIQMAKQGKTIIVVSSEMPEILGITNRIGVMSNGHLSGIVNTKDTNQEELLRLSAKYL from the coding sequence ATGGCAGAAGCGAAAGATGATATCGTCTTGTCAATTCGCGGTATGTGCAAGTCATTCGGCCGCAACCGAGTGCTTGACCATATCAATCTGGACGTAAAACGCGGTACTGTCATGGGGCTTATGGGCGAAAACGGTGCCGGCAAGTCCACAATGATGAAATGCCTTTTTGGCACCTACCAGAAAGACGAAGGCAAAATTTTCCTGAACGGCAAGGAAATCAGCTTTTCCGGCCCGAAAGACGCCCTCGAAAACGGTATCGCCATGGTCCACCAAGAGTTGAACCAGTGCCTGGAGCGCAGTGTGATCGACAACCTGTTCCTGGGCCGTTATCCGGTCAACTCCTTGGGCGTAGTTGACGAAGGACAAATGAAGCGTAAGGCAGCCGATTTGTTCCGCAAACTCGGCATGACCGTCAACCTGACCCAGCCGATGCGTAACATGTCGGTTTCGCAGCGGCAGATGTGTGAAATTGCCAAGGCAATTTCCTACGACGCGCAGGTAATCGTCTTGGATGAACCCACTTCTTCCCTGACGGTTCAGGAAGTCGAAAAATTGTTTGAAATGATGCGCATGCTCAAAGCTCAAGGCATTGCGTTGATTTACATTTCCCACAAGATGGATGAGATCTTCGAGATCTGCGATGAAGTTTCTGTGCTTCGCGACGGCAACCTCGTCATGACCAAGAGCACCAAAGATACCGACATGAACGAATTGATTTCCGCCATGGTCGGCCGTTCTCTGGAGAGCCGCTTTCCTCCTGTGGACAACACCCCCGGAGACACAATTCTCTCCATCCAGCACCTGTCCACCAAGTACGCCCCGCATCTTCAGGACATCACCTTTGACGTGCGGGAAGGCGAAATCTTCGGTCTGTACGGTCTGGTGGGTGCCGGCCGTACCGAATTGCTGGAAACCATTTTCGGTGTCCGCACCCGCGCAGCCGGTCGAGTGTATTTCCGGAACCGACTGATGAACTTCAGCAACGCGCATGAAGCCATCGAACATGGATTCGCCCTGATTACAGAGGAACGCAAGGCCAACGGCTTGTTCCTGAAGTGCGACCTGACCTTCAACACAACGATCGCCAACCTGAATCAGTACAAGTCCGGTGTTGCTCTTTCCAACCCCAAGATGGTCAAGGCAACCAACAAGGAAATCAAGATCATGCACACCAAGTGCATGGGACCGGATGACATGATCTCCAGCCTGTCCGGCGGCAACCAGCAGAAGGTTATCTTCGGCAAATGGCTTGAGCGCGAGCCGCAGGTTTTCATGATGGATGAGCCCACACGCGGCATCGATGTCGGCGCCAAGTATGAGATCTATGAACTGATCATCCAGATGGCCAAACAAGGCAAGACAATCATCGTTGTCTCCTCTGAGATGCCGGAGATTCTTGGCATCACCAACCGCATCGGTGTCATGTCCAATGGTCATCTTTCCGGTATCGTCAACACCAAGGACACCAACCAGGAAGAACTCCTGCGGCTGAGTGCGAAATACCTGTGA
- a CDS encoding substrate-binding domain-containing protein, translating into MRKALALSMAAAMALSLAACGGSTSSTATDSTSAGTSEAASETSTADAGTVANKDKPLVWFNRQPSNSSTGELDMAALSFNDNTYYVGFDANQGAELQGQMVKDYIEKNIDTIDRNGDGIIGYVLAIGDIGHNDSIARTRGVRAALGTGVEADGAINSEPVGTNTDGSATVVQDGSIEVNGKTYVIRELASQEMKNSAGATWDAATAGNAIGTWSATFGDAIDVVVSNNDGMGMSMFNAWSKANKVPTFGYDANADAVAAIAEGYGGTISQHADVQAYLTLRVIRNALDGVDIDTGIGTPDDVGNVLSDDVYVYNADERSYYALNVAVTSENYQDFTDSTKVYAPVSTQLDATAHPTKSVWLDIYNAADNFLSATYQPLLQNYDDLLNLNVEYIGGDGQTEANITNRLSNPSQYDAFAINMVKTDNAASYTALLSQ; encoded by the coding sequence ATGAGAAAAGCACTTGCATTGAGCATGGCGGCTGCAATGGCATTGAGCCTGGCCGCCTGCGGTGGCTCTACCAGTTCCACTGCAACCGATAGTACCTCTGCCGGCACTTCCGAGGCCGCATCCGAAACCTCTACTGCGGATGCGGGCACGGTTGCCAACAAGGACAAGCCCCTGGTATGGTTCAACCGTCAGCCTTCCAACAGCTCCACCGGCGAATTGGATATGGCGGCTCTTAGCTTCAACGACAACACCTATTATGTTGGTTTCGATGCCAACCAGGGTGCCGAACTGCAGGGCCAGATGGTCAAGGATTACATCGAGAAGAACATTGACACCATCGACCGCAATGGTGACGGCATTATCGGTTACGTCCTGGCCATCGGCGATATCGGCCACAATGACTCCATCGCCCGTACCCGCGGTGTCCGCGCCGCTCTGGGCACCGGCGTTGAGGCTGATGGCGCAATCAACAGTGAGCCCGTCGGCACCAATACCGATGGCTCTGCTACCGTCGTTCAGGATGGTTCCATCGAGGTCAACGGCAAGACGTATGTCATCCGTGAGCTGGCCTCCCAGGAAATGAAGAACTCCGCCGGTGCCACTTGGGATGCCGCCACTGCCGGCAACGCTATCGGCACCTGGTCTGCCACGTTCGGCGACGCCATCGATGTGGTGGTCTCCAACAACGACGGCATGGGCATGTCCATGTTCAACGCCTGGTCCAAGGCGAACAAAGTTCCCACCTTCGGTTATGACGCCAACGCTGACGCCGTTGCCGCCATCGCAGAAGGTTACGGCGGAACCATCAGCCAGCACGCTGACGTTCAGGCCTATCTGACCCTCCGCGTGATCCGCAACGCGCTGGATGGTGTTGATATCGATACCGGTATCGGCACTCCCGATGACGTTGGTAACGTCCTGAGCGACGATGTGTACGTGTACAACGCCGATGAGCGTTCCTACTACGCGCTGAATGTTGCTGTCACTTCCGAGAATTATCAGGACTTCACCGATTCCACCAAGGTTTATGCGCCCGTTTCCACCCAGCTCGACGCGACCGCGCATCCCACCAAGAGCGTATGGCTCGACATCTACAATGCTGCCGACAACTTCCTGAGCGCTACCTATCAGCCTCTGCTGCAGAACTATGACGACCTGCTGAACCTGAATGTTGAGTACATCGGCGGCGACGGCCAGACCGAGGCCAACATCACCAACCGCCTGAGCAACCCCAGCCAGTATGACGCTTTCGCCATCAATATGGTGAAGACCGATAACGCGGCTTCCTACACGGCTCTGCTCAGCCAGTGA
- a CDS encoding tyrosine recombinase XerC: MSSYIDVAHPGRHAPYLDIPDDVIEYLHYLDFVKLRSPRTVNGYYLDLRGFFRYMMVQWGRADATAKPDTIDLTQISSRDIASIGKRDIFGYLDCARSASNGPKARARKLSALKGFFGYMCTQVNKITQDPTENVSLGAPKKTLPKYLTESESIELLNNIQSDFYERDFCIITLFLNCGMRLAELIGINLGDFRDETIRITGKGGKERLVYLNDACRQALDHYIKARGALSNLVDKDALFVSKRTGKRLTARRVEQIVARCLQSAGLSGRGFSPHKLRHTAATLMYQGGVDMLALKEILGHENVSTTQIYTHINQQQLRDAVQASPLARRQFVEPKSRGGEPDDAGNESTAEKAEKTGNEQSDATAHKEASS, from the coding sequence ATGAGCAGCTATATTGATGTTGCGCATCCGGGACGTCATGCGCCCTATCTGGATATCCCGGATGATGTAATTGAATATCTACACTATCTGGATTTTGTGAAATTGCGTTCGCCCCGGACAGTCAACGGGTATTATCTCGATTTGCGGGGCTTTTTTCGCTATATGATGGTACAATGGGGACGCGCAGACGCCACAGCCAAGCCGGATACGATTGACCTGACGCAGATTAGTTCCAGAGATATCGCTTCCATTGGAAAGCGCGACATTTTTGGCTATCTGGATTGCGCCAGGAGCGCCAGCAACGGGCCCAAGGCGCGTGCGCGAAAGCTCAGCGCCTTAAAGGGATTCTTTGGGTATATGTGTACGCAGGTGAACAAAATCACGCAGGATCCGACGGAAAACGTGAGCCTGGGGGCACCCAAGAAAACGCTCCCCAAATATCTGACGGAATCAGAAAGTATCGAATTGTTAAATAATATACAAAGTGATTTCTATGAGCGGGATTTCTGCATCATCACGTTGTTCCTGAACTGTGGTATGCGGTTGGCAGAATTGATCGGCATCAATCTGGGCGATTTTCGTGATGAAACGATCCGTATCACCGGAAAAGGCGGTAAAGAGCGGCTGGTCTATCTGAACGATGCCTGCCGGCAGGCGCTGGACCATTATATCAAGGCGCGCGGTGCCTTATCCAACCTCGTGGACAAGGACGCTCTTTTCGTGTCCAAGCGAACCGGCAAACGGCTGACTGCTCGGCGGGTGGAACAGATCGTGGCGCGGTGCCTGCAAAGTGCAGGACTGAGCGGACGAGGCTTTTCACCGCATAAACTACGCCATACTGCTGCTACGCTCATGTATCAGGGCGGCGTGGATATGCTGGCACTCAAAGAAATCCTGGGCCACGAGAATGTGTCCACCACACAAATCTATACCCACATCAATCAGCAACAGCTGCGGGATGCAGTGCAGGCCTCTCCCCTCGCCCGCCGGCAATTCGTTGAGCCAAAATCACGCGGTGGTGAGCCGGACGATGCCGGAAACGAATCCACTGCAGAGAAGGCTGAAAAGACCGGAAATGAGCAGAGCGACGCCACAGCGCACAAGGAAGCGTCTTCTTGA
- a CDS encoding TIGR04086 family membrane protein, producing MFHKKNTASTRRNIRVRNRNQSFRHPADRLLGAAVFSFLGGIAVILLAMCIFSLLLAHAPVPLTLVRPFACAAAALGVAFSGLLFAKKVGQRFLLCGLVCGLFYAMCQLLAAYLLQGNAFLQNGSFLLSVVVLMSGLFGGAFAAARAVR from the coding sequence ATGTTTCATAAAAAAAATACTGCTTCTACCCGAAGGAATATCCGCGTGCGGAACCGCAATCAATCCTTCCGCCATCCCGCAGACCGGCTGCTCGGTGCCGCCGTATTTTCTTTTCTGGGCGGAATAGCTGTCATTTTGCTGGCGATGTGCATTTTTTCTTTACTGCTGGCTCATGCGCCTGTTCCACTCACCCTGGTGCGTCCGTTTGCCTGCGCAGCGGCGGCTCTGGGAGTCGCTTTTTCCGGCTTGCTGTTTGCCAAAAAAGTGGGGCAGCGGTTTCTTCTTTGTGGGTTGGTCTGTGGTCTTTTCTATGCCATGTGCCAGCTTCTCGCGGCCTATCTGCTGCAAGGAAATGCTTTCCTGCAAAACGGCAGTTTCCTGTTAAGCGTGGTCGTACTGATGAGCGGGTTGTTCGGCGGCGCCTTTGCCGCGGCACGGGCGGTGCGATAA
- the yajC gene encoding preprotein translocase subunit YajC, whose product MIQFLSQQASTGDMLVTLLPMVLILVFMFLIIYVPQKRQDKKDTAMRNSIEIGDKVTTIGGIVGIVFAISEKDDTLVVETGSDRTKIRFRRSAISSVEKLDVTGDSKNTPAKK is encoded by the coding sequence ATGATCCAGTTTTTGTCTCAGCAAGCCTCTACCGGCGATATGCTCGTCACCCTTCTGCCGATGGTCCTGATCCTCGTTTTCATGTTCCTGATTATCTACGTGCCGCAGAAGCGTCAGGACAAAAAAGATACCGCCATGCGCAATTCCATTGAGATCGGCGACAAGGTCACCACGATCGGTGGCATCGTCGGTATTGTATTTGCTATCAGCGAGAAGGACGATACGCTGGTTGTCGAGACCGGCAGCGATCGGACCAAGATCCGCTTCCGTCGTTCTGCCATCTCTTCCGTTGAGAAACTGGATGTGACCGGCGACTCCAAGAACACCCCTGCGAAAAAGTAA
- the tgt gene encoding tRNA guanosine(34) transglycosylase Tgt: MPYRLIKQEGAARRGEFVTVHGTVQTPAFQNVATAAAIKGGLSALDLKDIRAQVMLCNTYHLHLRPGDQVLADLGGLHKFTRWDGPILTDSGGFQVFSLAKLRQITEEGVTFNSHLDGHRIFMGPEQSMQIQANLGSTIAMAFDECVENPATYEYAKNSCARTARWLLRCKAEMARLKHEGKAVNPDQLLFGINQGCTFADLRIEHMKQIAEYDLDGYAIGGLAVGEPAEVMYDIISAVEPYAPKDKIRYLMGVGTPGNIIEGVYRGVDLFDCVMPSRNARHGHLFTWDGIINIKNLKYERDESPIDPHCDCPVCRNFSRAYIRHLQKADEMLGMRLAVMHNLYFYNHLMERIREALDNGTFQQFHDTYVHRLDTRI, from the coding sequence ATGCCTTACCGCCTCATCAAACAGGAAGGTGCCGCGCGCCGCGGTGAATTCGTCACCGTGCACGGCACCGTACAGACCCCCGCATTTCAAAACGTTGCCACCGCCGCCGCCATCAAGGGCGGTCTCTCGGCGCTGGACCTGAAGGACATCCGTGCGCAGGTCATGCTCTGCAACACCTACCATCTTCACCTTCGCCCCGGCGATCAGGTGTTAGCGGATCTGGGCGGCCTGCACAAATTCACCCGCTGGGATGGTCCCATCCTCACCGACAGCGGCGGATTCCAGGTTTTCAGCCTGGCCAAACTGCGCCAGATCACCGAAGAGGGGGTCACCTTCAATTCCCACCTGGACGGCCATCGCATCTTCATGGGACCGGAACAGAGTATGCAGATTCAGGCCAACCTGGGTTCCACCATCGCCATGGCTTTTGACGAATGTGTCGAGAACCCCGCCACCTATGAGTACGCCAAAAACAGTTGTGCCCGCACAGCCCGCTGGCTGCTGCGCTGCAAGGCTGAGATGGCTCGCCTCAAGCATGAGGGAAAAGCCGTCAATCCGGATCAGCTGCTGTTCGGCATCAATCAGGGCTGCACTTTTGCCGATCTGCGCATCGAGCACATGAAGCAGATTGCCGAGTATGATCTGGACGGTTATGCCATCGGCGGCCTGGCCGTAGGGGAGCCCGCCGAAGTCATGTACGATATCATTTCCGCCGTGGAGCCGTATGCCCCCAAGGACAAGATCCGGTATCTGATGGGGGTGGGCACCCCCGGAAACATCATCGAGGGCGTCTACCGCGGCGTCGACCTGTTCGACTGCGTCATGCCCAGCCGCAACGCGCGGCACGGTCATCTGTTCACCTGGGATGGTATCATCAATATCAAGAATCTCAAATACGAGCGCGATGAATCGCCCATCGATCCCCATTGCGACTGCCCTGTATGCCGCAATTTCTCCCGTGCCTATATCCGTCATCTGCAAAAGGCTGACGAGATGCTGGGAATGCGCCTGGCTGTCATGCACAATCTGTATTTCTATAACCATCTGATGGAACGCATCCGGGAAGCGCTGGACAACGGTACCTTCCAGCAATTCCATGATACCTACGTTCACCGCCTGGATACCCGTATCTGA
- the queA gene encoding tRNA preQ1(34) S-adenosylmethionine ribosyltransferase-isomerase QueA — protein sequence MLKKDFWYDLPKELIAQEPANPRDAARLMVLNRKNDTIEHAIFHDLPKYLDKGDLLVVNNSKVLPARLLGTKVPTGAVCELLLLRQVKGDTWECLARPGKRMQKGTHVTFGDGSLTAVVDETMPDGNKFVTFTYDTETLYEKLDEFGKMPLPPYITKQLEDQSQYQTVYAKELGSAAAPTAGLHFTPELLDTVRAHGVNIAEVTLHVGLGTFRPVNEDEIEDHQMHSEWYSVSEETANAINATRAAGHRVIAVGTTSCRTLEAVWAKYGKIVPCSGNTDIFIYPGIDLHAIDGMITNFHLPESTLIMLISAFYGYEKTMAAYKVAVEQKYRFFSFGDAMLIL from the coding sequence ATGCTGAAAAAAGATTTTTGGTATGACCTGCCCAAAGAGCTGATTGCCCAGGAGCCGGCCAATCCCCGCGACGCTGCCCGTCTGATGGTTCTGAACCGCAAGAACGATACAATTGAACATGCCATTTTCCACGATCTGCCCAAGTATCTGGACAAAGGCGATCTGCTGGTCGTGAACAACTCCAAGGTACTGCCCGCCCGTCTTCTGGGCACCAAGGTTCCCACTGGCGCCGTCTGCGAGCTTTTGCTGCTCCGCCAGGTGAAAGGGGACACCTGGGAATGCCTGGCCCGGCCCGGCAAGCGCATGCAGAAAGGTACCCATGTCACCTTTGGCGATGGTTCTCTGACCGCCGTGGTGGATGAGACAATGCCGGACGGCAACAAATTCGTGACGTTCACCTACGACACCGAAACGCTGTACGAAAAGCTGGACGAATTCGGCAAAATGCCTCTGCCGCCCTACATCACCAAGCAGCTGGAAGACCAAAGCCAGTACCAGACGGTGTACGCCAAGGAGCTGGGCAGTGCCGCTGCCCCCACAGCCGGTCTGCATTTCACGCCGGAGCTGCTGGATACTGTACGTGCCCATGGCGTCAACATTGCGGAAGTAACGCTGCACGTCGGTCTGGGCACCTTCCGTCCGGTCAACGAGGATGAAATCGAAGACCATCAGATGCACAGTGAGTGGTACTCTGTCAGCGAGGAGACGGCCAATGCCATCAATGCCACCCGCGCTGCGGGCCATCGCGTTATCGCTGTGGGCACTACCAGCTGCCGCACGCTGGAAGCCGTCTGGGCCAAATACGGGAAAATCGTTCCCTGCAGTGGCAACACTGATATTTTCATTTATCCCGGAATCGACCTGCATGCCATCGACGGCATGATTACCAACTTCCACCTACCGGAAAGCACCCTGATCATGCTGATCTCGGCTTTTTACGGCTATGAGAAGACCATGGCAGCTTATAAGGTGGCCGTCGAACAGAAATATCGCTTTTTCAGCTTCGGCGACGCCATGCTGATCCTGTAA
- the asd gene encoding aspartate-semialdehyde dehydrogenase, producing the protein MKQYNVGVIGATGMVGQRFVTLLENHPWFHLKAVAASARSAGKTYEEAVGGRWLMQTPMPENAKKLVVLDASHVEEVASQVDFVFCAVNMKKEEIKALEEAYAKAECPVVSNNSAHRFTPDVPMVVPEINAEHIEIIPAQRKRLGTKRGFIAVKSNCSLQSYVPALHPLRGYGITDVLVCTYQAISGAGKTFETFPDILDNVIPYIGGEEEKSEQEPLKLWGKIEGDRIVSADSPRFTAQCLRVPVSDGHMGAVFVRFANKPTQEEILKAWKEFHGPAQDLHLPSAPKQFLHYFEENDRPQPKLDRMLENGMAISIGRLRPDNQYDYKFVCLSHNTLRGAAGGGVLLAELLAAKGYFD; encoded by the coding sequence ATGAAACAGTACAATGTGGGCGTCATCGGCGCCACCGGCATGGTCGGTCAGCGGTTTGTGACGCTGCTGGAAAATCACCCCTGGTTCCATCTGAAAGCGGTTGCGGCCAGCGCGCGCAGTGCCGGCAAAACCTACGAGGAGGCGGTGGGCGGCCGCTGGCTGATGCAGACGCCGATGCCGGAAAATGCCAAGAAGCTGGTGGTCCTGGATGCTTCCCATGTGGAGGAAGTGGCTTCTCAGGTGGATTTCGTATTCTGCGCGGTCAACATGAAAAAAGAGGAGATTAAAGCGCTGGAGGAAGCCTACGCAAAGGCGGAGTGCCCGGTGGTTTCCAACAACAGCGCTCATCGCTTCACCCCGGATGTCCCGATGGTGGTGCCCGAGATTAACGCGGAGCACATTGAGATCATTCCGGCACAGCGCAAGCGTCTGGGCACCAAGCGCGGCTTTATCGCGGTCAAGTCCAACTGCAGCCTGCAGAGCTACGTCCCTGCACTGCATCCGCTGCGCGGCTACGGCATCACCGACGTGCTGGTCTGCACCTACCAGGCGATCTCCGGTGCCGGCAAGACGTTTGAAACCTTCCCCGACATTCTGGACAATGTGATCCCCTACATCGGCGGCGAGGAAGAGAAGAGCGAACAGGAACCCCTGAAGCTGTGGGGCAAGATCGAGGGAGACCGTATTGTCTCCGCAGACTCTCCCCGCTTTACGGCTCAGTGCCTGCGTGTGCCGGTGTCTGACGGCCACATGGGCGCCGTGTTTGTGCGGTTTGCCAACAAGCCCACCCAGGAAGAGATCCTGAAGGCCTGGAAGGAGTTCCACGGCCCGGCACAGGACCTCCACCTTCCCAGTGCACCCAAACAGTTCCTGCATTATTTTGAGGAAAACGATCGTCCCCAGCCCAAGCTGGACCGCATGCTGGAAAACGGCATGGCCATCAGCATCGGTCGTCTGCGCCCGGACAATCAGTACGATTACAAGTTTGTCTGCCTTTCCCACAATACGCTGCGCGGCGCGGCCGGCGGCGGCGTGCTGCTGGCCGAACTGCTGGCGGCGAAGGGCTACTTTGATTGA
- the dapA gene encoding 4-hydroxy-tetrahydrodipicolinate synthase has product MKKPVFTGAAVAIITPMHADGSVNYEELGQVIEDQIAHHTDAIVICGTTGESPALDHEEHTECIRYTVKKVAGRVPVIAGTGSNDTRYAIQLSQQAEKDGADALLLVTPYYNKTSQAGLLAHYTAIAQAVDLPCILYNVPSRTGCNLLPSTLAELAKLPNINAVKEASGNISQVAEVAELCGENLNIYSGNDDQIVPLLALGGKGVISVLSNVAPQYTHDLCAKWLAGDTAGSLAMQLKALPLCKALFADVNPIPVKWAMNRLGWQAGPCRLPLVEPSAAVQERLETAMRDFGLLK; this is encoded by the coding sequence ATGAAAAAGCCCGTTTTTACCGGGGCCGCCGTGGCCATCATTACGCCCATGCATGCCGACGGCAGCGTAAACTATGAAGAACTGGGCCAGGTGATCGAAGATCAGATCGCCCACCACACCGATGCCATCGTGATTTGCGGTACCACCGGTGAATCTCCGGCTCTGGATCACGAAGAGCACACCGAGTGTATCCGTTATACCGTCAAAAAGGTGGCGGGGCGTGTCCCCGTCATTGCCGGCACGGGCTCCAACGATACCCGGTATGCCATTCAGCTCTCCCAACAGGCTGAAAAGGATGGTGCGGATGCGCTGCTGCTGGTTACGCCGTATTACAACAAGACCAGCCAGGCAGGTCTTCTGGCCCATTATACGGCCATCGCCCAGGCGGTGGATCTGCCCTGCATTCTGTATAATGTCCCCAGCCGCACCGGTTGCAATCTGCTGCCTTCCACGCTGGCGGAACTGGCCAAACTGCCCAACATCAATGCTGTGAAAGAGGCAAGCGGCAACATTTCCCAGGTGGCCGAAGTGGCGGAGCTGTGCGGGGAAAACCTCAACATCTATTCCGGCAACGATGACCAGATTGTCCCGCTGCTGGCACTCGGCGGCAAGGGCGTTATCAGTGTGTTGTCCAATGTGGCACCGCAGTATACCCACGATCTGTGCGCCAAATGGCTGGCCGGGGATACGGCTGGCAGTCTGGCCATGCAGCTCAAGGCTTTGCCGCTGTGCAAAGCGCTTTTCGCCGATGTGAACCCGATCCCCGTCAAGTGGGCCATGAACCGTCTTGGCTGGCAGGCAGGCCCCTGCCGCCTGCCGCTGGTGGAGCCCTCGGCCGCTGTGCAGGAACGTCTGGAAACGGCTATGCGGGACTTCGGATTGCTGAAATAA
- the dapB gene encoding 4-hydroxy-tetrahydrodipicolinate reductase: MTDIVIQGIYGRMGRTLVEKIAARTDCRVVAGIDRQAGMVGDIPVYTDFSQLPCQGVIIDFSSPAGAVAAAQYGAAHSVPCVICSTGLSKEDEAALEAASARTPIFRSANMSLGVNVLIELARQATQVLGGEFDIEIVEKHHHNKLDAPSGTALMIADAINAEAGGKYEYVFDRSQVRRKRDAKELGISSVRGGGIVGEHEVLFCGPDEVLTLQHSAGSRGVFADGAIQAALYLAGRKPGYYTMTDLLRGKLPCV; encoded by the coding sequence ATGACGGACATTGTAATCCAGGGCATTTACGGCCGCATGGGCAGGACGCTGGTCGAAAAAATTGCCGCCCGTACAGATTGCCGTGTGGTGGCGGGTATTGACCGCCAAGCCGGCATGGTGGGTGATATTCCTGTATATACCGACTTTTCCCAACTGCCCTGCCAGGGCGTGATCATTGATTTCTCCTCGCCTGCCGGTGCTGTTGCTGCAGCGCAATATGGTGCCGCCCACTCTGTGCCCTGTGTCATTTGTTCCACGGGCCTTTCCAAGGAGGATGAGGCGGCCCTGGAAGCAGCCAGCGCCAGGACGCCCATTTTCCGCAGTGCCAATATGTCGTTGGGCGTCAACGTGCTGATTGAACTGGCGCGCCAGGCAACGCAGGTACTGGGCGGAGAGTTTGACATCGAAATCGTGGAGAAGCACCACCACAACAAGCTGGACGCTCCCAGCGGGACCGCCTTGATGATTGCGGATGCCATCAATGCTGAAGCGGGCGGAAAATACGAGTATGTGTTTGACCGTTCGCAGGTGCGCAGGAAACGGGATGCCAAAGAACTGGGCATCAGTTCGGTCCGTGGCGGCGGCATCGTGGGTGAGCATGAAGTTCTTTTCTGCGGCCCGGACGAGGTGCTGACGCTGCAGCACAGTGCGGGAAGCCGGGGCGTGTTTGCCGATGGCGCCATCCAGGCGGCGCTGTATCTGGCGGGCCGGAAACCCGGGTATTATACCATGACGGATCTTTTGCGCGGTAAACTGCCATGCGTTTGA